DNA from Petropleomorpha daqingensis:
GGACCGCCAGCGCTAGCCGGCCGCGCTAGCCGGCCGCCAGGTCGGCCAGCTGCCGCAGCGAGCGGCCGATCGCGTCGCGCTGGGCGTCCAGCCGGTGCGATTCGCTCTCGGGCAGCTCCACCCGGACGTCGATGTCGGTGCCGCCGGTCCGCTCCGCCAGCTGCCAGCAGACGTCGATGTCGGAGACCAGGCAGGAGATGGTGACCCGCCCGGCCTCGCGGTCGGTGCGCAGCAGCTGCGGCATCGGGAAGTCGGGATAGCCGGTCGGCCACAGGACGTAGGAGCCGGGGGAGTCGGTCCGCACCGTCTCCACGCCCACCCACCACTCGGGGAAGCGGGTGGGGTCGAACAGCAGCTTCCAGACCTCCTCGACAGCGGCGTCGGCGTGGCCGGTCAGTGCGAAGGCGGGCACGGTTCCTCCTCGGGGACGGCGGCCAGCTCGGCCTCCACCCGGGCGAGCTCCCAGGCAGGGTCGACCAGCCCGACCACGGGCAGCCGGCCCAGGTCGACGAGGCTGGCCATCAGCTCCCGGCCGGGCTCGGGGCGGCCCAGCCGGCGCCACGCCGCGACCGACTCGGCGAGCCGGCGTCGCGCCTCGCGGAGATCCCCGGCGGCGAGCGCGACCAGGCCCTGCGCCCGCGCCATCCGGGGGACCAGCGCCCAGGGCTGGTCGCCGGGCCCGATCGGTTCCAGCGCGGCCGCACGGATCTCCGCCGCGGCCTCACCGGGCCGGCCGTCGCGGGCCAGGGCCTCGGCGCGGGCCAGCCGGCTGGCCGGCCGGCTGAACCGGGCCTGCCCGGCGAGCGCCGCGTCGAGCAGCTCGGCGGCCTCGGTCCACGCGCCGGTCGCCAGGGCGACCAGGCCGGCGTCGTAGCGGGCCAGGCCCAGGACCTCGTCGGAGTCGAGGCGTTCGGCGAGGGCCAGCTGCGCCCGGGCGCAGGCCAGCGCCTCGGCCGGCCGGCCGGTGCGCGAGAGCAGGTGGGCGCGGCCGGCCAGGCAGGGGACCGCGAGCACCGGGACGTCGCGGGTGAGCGCGACGGCGTGGTCGGCTACCCGCAGCGCGGCGGCCAGGTCGCCGGCGGCGGCGAGCGCGCAGGCGGCGGTCAGCAGGCCGGCGTACGCCTGGTCGGGGCGGGCGGCGCCCTCGAGGGCTGCGGCGCCGAGCTCCGCCTGGGCCTCCACCTCGGCGTAGCGGCCGGTGCGGATGAGCCACAGCAGCCGGGCGCTGTGCCGGTCGATGTCGAGGGTGGCGTCGCCCCCTGCGGCTCTCAGCAGCCCGGGCACCAGATCGGGGTCGCCGGCGGCGGCCGTGAGCTGCGCCAGTCCGGCGAGCGCCTCGGCCCGCAGCGCGGGCGCGTTCCCCGGGCCGAGCAGCTCCAGGGCACGGGTGTAGGCGGCCAGCCCGGCCGAGGGGTGGCAGAGCACCGACCGCATGACGGCACCGCGCCGGCACCACGCCGCCGCTCGTCCCGCGGGCGGCACGAGCGCGATCGCCGCCTCCCACTCGTGCTCGTAGTCCTCGCGCCGGCCGCGCCAGGCCTGCACCTCGGCCAGCTCCAGCCGCGGATCCGGGTCCTCAGGGGCGCAGTGGGCCGCCTCCGCCCAGAAGTCGGCCGCCTCGTCCAGCGTGCCGAGCTCGCGGGCGTGCCGGGCGGCGTCCCGCCACCGGGGGCCGGCCAGGTCGTCGCGTCCGGCGCGCTGCAGGTGCCCGGCCACCTCCGCCGCCACGCGGGCGCGGGCGTCGCCGGCCGCGGCCTCGACCGCCACCGCCAGCTGCACCGACCGGCGGCCCGGCTCGCGCACCAGGTCGCAGCGGGCCGCCTCGGCCAGCAGCGCGTGCCGGTAGCGCAGGCCGTCGTCCCCGGCGGACAGCAGCCCGGTGTCCTCGGCCGCCGCGAGGTCGTCCGGTCCGGCGACCGCGAGCGCGTCGACCTCCGCGGGGGACAGGGCCCGGCCGGCGACGGCGAGCAGCTCCAGCAGGTCGCGGGCCGGACGCGGGACCGGTCCGGCGGCGGCCCGGACGGCGGCGCGCAGCGTGAGCGGGAGCCCGCGGTCCCCGCCGGCCAGCAGGCGGGCCCGCTCGACCGCGAGCAGCGGACTGCCCTCGGCGCTGGCGACGACGCGGTCGACGTCGTCCTGCCCCAGCGGAGCGACGCTGCGCACCACGGCGGCGATCTCCTCGGGCGCCAGCGCGTCGAGCACCAGCTCGGCGACCGGGACACCGCGGCGGGCGACGTCCGCGACCAGCGCGTCGGCGTCGGACCGGGCCGGGCGGTCGCGCCGCGTGAGCAGCAGCAGGACCGGCAGCGTGGCCACCCGGCGGGCGACGTGGGCGCACAGCGCGAGGCTGGCGCGGTCGGCGCCGTGCAGGTCCTCGGCGATCAGCAGCACCGGGGCGCCTCCGGCCGCCCACTCCACCAGCCGCAGGACGGCGTCGAAGACCCGCAGCCGTTCGAGCTCGGGCGAGGCGACCGGTGGTGGCAGGCCCGGGCCCCGCCCGAGCAGCACGGCCAGGTCGGACGCCAGCCGGCCGAGTTCGGGCGGCCACCCGGCGGAGGGCGGCGGGGCCGGCACCTGCCGGGCGAGGGCGAGCGCGATCTCCGCCCACAGCCCCAGCGGCGCGGGCTCGCCGACGTCGACGGCCGCGCCGCCCGCGACCCGGCCGCCGGCGCCGCTCACCCGGTCGGCGAGCTCGGCGGTCAGCCGGGTCTTGCCGATCCCGGCCTCACCGGTGAGGACGACGACCCCGCCGCGGCCGTCGCGTGCCCGCGACCACGCCGCCGTGAGCGCGCTCAGCTCGGCCGACCGGCCGAACAGCGGTGCCCGTCGGGCGGCCGTGGCCGGGGCGCTGCGTCCCGGACCGCGCAGCTCGGCCAGCGCGGCGCGCAGCGCGGGTCCCGGTGCCACGCCGAACTCCTCGCGGAGCCGCGTGGCGAACTCCCGGCCGGCCGCCAGCGCGCCGGCACGGTCCCCCGCCGCAGCCAGCCGGCGGACCAGCGCCGCGTGCGCCGGCTCCTCGAAGGGGGTCAGCCGGCAGCGGGTGCGCGACCAGCGGGCGGCGTCCTCCTCGCGTCCCGCCGACTCGGCGGCCGCCGCGGCCCGGTCCAGCACCGCGACCTGCCAGCGGCGGTGCTCGGCGCGCTCCTCGGCCGCCCAGTCGTCGCCGAACGACGGCAGCAGCTCGCCGCTGCAGCCGGCCGCCGCGCCGGCCGGGTCGTCCGCCGCGGTGTCGCGCAGCTCCGCCAGGTCCACCCGGACTCCGTCCGGGGCCAGGCCCACCCGAGACCGGGAGGCGGACAGCGCGTCCGGCCCCAGTGCCTGGCGCAGCGCCCAGACCGCCGTCCGCAGGTTCGCCCGGGCCGCGGAGGTGGTGGCCTCCGGCCAGAACCGGGCGGCCACGGCGTCCCGGTCGTGCGGGCCGGGGTGCAGGGCGAGGAAGGCGAGCAGGCGCGCGGGCGTGACCGGCAGGACCACGGCCCCACCGTCGCGCTCGACGGCGAACGTGCCCAGCAGCTGCACCTGCAGCACGGGCGCATCGTAGGGCCGTTCCGGCGTCAGGGCGGTCGCAAGATCGTCGGGCGGAACCTTCTGGGACCCCCTAGCGTCTGACTCCTAGGTGGCCGGGTCTTCCCGGTGCGTTCCCCGGTCGCCCGTGGGCCCGAGCGGGCCCCCACGCTGAGTTCCCCGGCGTGCTGCTGCGCGCCGAGGAGCCCCGTGACCGAGACCCTTCCCCGCCGGACCCGCAGCGACTACGCGGACCTCTCCGCCCGCATCAAGGCCGCGGGCCTGATGGAGCGGCGGACGCCCTACTACGTGCTCAAGTTCGCCCTCACGCTCGGCCTGTTCGCCGGCGGGTGGGTGGGCTTCGTGTTCCTCGGCGCCAGCTGGTGGCAGCTGCTCGTCGCGGCCTTCCTCGGGGTGATGAGCACCCAGGTGGCCATGCTCGGCCACGATGCCGGGCACAAGCAGGTGACCCGCACGCGCGCCAGCAGCTACCTGATCGGGATCACGCTGGGCAACCTGCTGACCGGGCTGAGCTTCGGGTGGTGGATCGACAAGCACAACCGGCACCACGCGCACCCGAACCACGAGGAGCTCGACCCGGACGTCGCGCCCGCCGGGCCGCTGGTGTTCATGCCGGGGCAGGCCGACGACGGGCGGCGGGGCCTGCTGCGCTGGCTGACCCGGCACCAGGCGGTCGTGTTCTTCCCGATCCTGCTGCTCGAGGGCCTGAACCTGCACGTCGGCAGCTTCGAGGCGCTGCGCAACGGCACGGTCAAGACGAAGTGGCGCGAGGGCCTGCTGCTCGCCGTCCACGTGGTCGCCTTCGTCGGAGCACCGTTCCTCGTCCTCACGTGGGGCCAGGCGCTGCTGTTCCTCGCCGTCCACCAGGCGGTCTTCGGCTTCTACATGGGCTGCTCGTTCGCGCCCAACCACAAGGGCATGCCGCCGCTCACCGACGAGGAGGAGAAGGACTACCTCCGCCGCCAGGTGCTCACCTCGCGCAACGTGCGGGGCGGTTTCGTGACCGACTGGACGCTCGGCGGCCTCAACTACCAGATCGAGCACCACCTGTTCCCGAGCATGCCGCGGCCCAACCTGCGCCTGGCCAAGCCGGTCGTGGAGCGGTTCTGCGCCGAGCGCGGCGTCCGGTACGCCGAGACGAGCCTGGTCGACTCCTACCGCCAGGTCCTCCGCCACCTGGACGTGATCGGTCAGCCCACCCCGGCCTAGAGGGCACGCACCGAGGTGGTCGACTGCGGTCTTGCGGTGTTGTGGAGGCTTTCGCGGTCGTACAGCACCGCAAGACCACGCGGAACACCGCAAGAGCGGAGTCGGCGGGGCCGTCAGCCCACCCCGGCCTAGACGAGCGAGCGGGAGAGCCACTCCAGCCGCTCGACCAGGAACTCCACGGCGGCCGCGCTGTCGACGCTCTCGGCGACCTCGACCGCGTTCGGCGCGGTCGACACGGCCCGCCGGTCGACCACCGTCTGTCCCCGCGCCGCGCCGAGCGTCGTGTCGACGACGACGGACCGGCGCACGGTGCCCAGCGTCCCGGGCACGATCGCCTCGGTGAGCGCGAGCGCG
Protein-coding regions in this window:
- a CDS encoding ATP-binding protein, which produces MLQVQLLGTFAVERDGGAVVLPVTPARLLAFLALHPGPHDRDAVAARFWPEATTSAARANLRTAVWALRQALGPDALSASRSRVGLAPDGVRVDLAELRDTAADDPAGAAAGCSGELLPSFGDDWAAEERAEHRRWQVAVLDRAAAAAESAGREEDAARWSRTRCRLTPFEEPAHAALVRRLAAAGDRAGALAAGREFATRLREEFGVAPGPALRAALAELRGPGRSAPATAARRAPLFGRSAELSALTAAWSRARDGRGGVVVLTGEAGIGKTRLTAELADRVSGAGGRVAGGAAVDVGEPAPLGLWAEIALALARQVPAPPPSAGWPPELGRLASDLAVLLGRGPGLPPPVASPELERLRVFDAVLRLVEWAAGGAPVLLIAEDLHGADRASLALCAHVARRVATLPVLLLLTRRDRPARSDADALVADVARRGVPVAELVLDALAPEEIAAVVRSVAPLGQDDVDRVVASAEGSPLLAVERARLLAGGDRGLPLTLRAAVRAAAGPVPRPARDLLELLAVAGRALSPAEVDALAVAGPDDLAAAEDTGLLSAGDDGLRYRHALLAEAARCDLVREPGRRSVQLAVAVEAAAGDARARVAAEVAGHLQRAGRDDLAGPRWRDAARHARELGTLDEAADFWAEAAHCAPEDPDPRLELAEVQAWRGRREDYEHEWEAAIALVPPAGRAAAWCRRGAVMRSVLCHPSAGLAAYTRALELLGPGNAPALRAEALAGLAQLTAAAGDPDLVPGLLRAAGGDATLDIDRHSARLLWLIRTGRYAEVEAQAELGAAALEGAARPDQAYAGLLTAACALAAAGDLAAALRVADHAVALTRDVPVLAVPCLAGRAHLLSRTGRPAEALACARAQLALAERLDSDEVLGLARYDAGLVALATGAWTEAAELLDAALAGQARFSRPASRLARAEALARDGRPGEAAAEIRAAALEPIGPGDQPWALVPRMARAQGLVALAAGDLREARRRLAESVAAWRRLGRPEPGRELMASLVDLGRLPVVGLVDPAWELARVEAELAAVPEEEPCPPSH
- a CDS encoding fatty acid desaturase family protein, which codes for MTETLPRRTRSDYADLSARIKAAGLMERRTPYYVLKFALTLGLFAGGWVGFVFLGASWWQLLVAAFLGVMSTQVAMLGHDAGHKQVTRTRASSYLIGITLGNLLTGLSFGWWIDKHNRHHAHPNHEELDPDVAPAGPLVFMPGQADDGRRGLLRWLTRHQAVVFFPILLLEGLNLHVGSFEALRNGTVKTKWREGLLLAVHVVAFVGAPFLVLTWGQALLFLAVHQAVFGFYMGCSFAPNHKGMPPLTDEEEKDYLRRQVLTSRNVRGGFVTDWTLGGLNYQIEHHLFPSMPRPNLRLAKPVVERFCAERGVRYAETSLVDSYRQVLRHLDVIGQPTPA